In the genome of Carettochelys insculpta isolate YL-2023 chromosome 17, ASM3395843v1, whole genome shotgun sequence, the window ACCCCATCGACAGCCTGGAGAGGCAGCTGATCTGCCCGATTTGCTTGGAGATGTTCACCAAACCGGTGGTGATCCTGCCTTGTCAGCACAACCTGTGCCGAAAATGTGCAAATGACATATTTCAGGTGAGTTGTCCCTGTGTCAGCCTTTAACTCCTGGGGAGAGATTTTAGTATTTGTTTTGACTAACTGACACTGCAGGGGCCTGCAGCGCTGTGTGCAAATAGGAAGGAAGAGGTCACACAGGATTGATTTGATTGATTGATCAGCTGGGTAGGGAAGCACCTCCAAATTGTCCTCTTCATTGACTCTTTCTAGCCGGCTATATTTTCATGTGCACAATCCTCTTGGCAAAGGACTGAACTCCTTTTCTGCGGGCCCCAGGGTCAGGACCCTTGTTAGTTCCCTCAATCAAGAGACCATGGATCCTCAGAAGCAATAATTTGAACAGCCCAGTTGGCTGCGAAGTATGAGTGAGCAAATCCCCTGGGCACAGGTGAGGAGCAGAGGCACCAAGAGGTGAAATTAATTGGCCAAGATCACCCAAGCGGCCTTTGTACAGCAGCGGGACTAGAATGTTGATCGACTGAGTTCCAGCCAAGGCCCCTGACCGCAAGACCATAGTTTTTACTTCTGtcccctctttccccttccctctcacaGCCACCTAAAAAGGAATAGTCTataccaagggtcagcaacctttccaaggcagagtgccaaattttgaccttttgacctctgcgtACGGTCCCAGTGCTGgtaatacttttttaaagtcactaatagtcctacttacaacagcttcattcataaataaatgaagctgcagagctttaccgtttaggtggtggttggtagcatcagctagtcttttgttaatccacaggcggcctggcttgagcaagctcccagctgcatgggggaggaggggcccggCTGAGCTGTCaccttgcgtgctgatgaaaatcctCCTgtctgccactcttagcacctgtgccacaggttgctgacccctggtctatacTTGTAAAGTTAAAGTATAGAAAGCTTGAGTGGAGAGTTTAGACCCAGCTAGTGTCACACGGACAGCTGGTCCCCCTGGTCTCAAGAGACCCCTGGACCTATGtcctttttaaatatatgaaaatgCTCAGTGTTCCATTTCTGGGACTAAATACCATAAAGAGGTAGGTCTGTGATGGTTGTCTGCTCAGGCACTCTTAACAACTAGCGGTTGTTGTAGAAAcggggagtcctgtggcaccttaaggattTAACAGCTTTATATGGGCATcggcttttgttggcaaaatccCACCTTGTCAGCTGGATCATTTGCGGCTGCAAAGTGACGTGGCTACCCCACCAATAGTGTTGTAGAGATGTTTCTGCTGAACTGGCCTGTAATAAAATGCCTGCAGGTTCGTCAAAATCAAGCAACGGCTTCATGAGCAAAGAGTGAGAAACGTTAACCTCAGTGTGGATGAGCTGTCACTAGACACACTTGGCATCAGTTGCTCCTCATGTCTATTGACAGCTCAGTGTAGAAACTATTCTAAGGTGTTGATAAAGAATGGGCTGGCACATTGGTGGGGTCAGTCGTTTGCTTTGCTGGCAATCTGGGTATTCAAAGTAACACGTGGTCTTTTATAAAGATATCACCAATGAGACAGGGCTGTAAGACTTACTGcggccattttacagatgggaagatGGAGTCATGGATGGGCAAAGTGATATGCCCAAGGCTACGTGGGAAACTTTTTCAGAGCCATGCTCCCACTGTAGACTCTCTTAATCCTGTGTTTAGgtcatgggggaaaaaagatcTCCCTCCACATAAAGTGTTAATGTTATCCAGCGTTTAGCGAGGCTGGCCCGGATCATAACACACCCTGAAGTTTTAACAGCTTTTAACTCCTTCCTTGCTCTTTGCTGCTGAAGGGCTAATTTTTTATTCGATTGAAATTAATGTAGAAGAACAGAGGCCAATAAGCTAACATTTCAAGGGAAGAATTTCcttctggcagcagccccagaattATCTCCTTGAGTCAAGTGCAGATGGCCCTGCATAGCGGATGGGTTATGCATGTTCTTATTCCAATCCTTCTGTTGTCCTGGGGGATTTTCATCACCTGCCTTTGGGCTATAAATATCTTGTGTTTACTGTTAGTGGCTGCCCTGCAATCCCTCTCTTTAAAGGTATGCTGTCGTCTTTGCTTCCTGTATATAACatacaaaggctacgtctacacgtgcacccaaattcgaaatagcttatttcgatgttgcgacatcgaaatagcctatttcgatgaataacgtctacacgtcctccagggctggcaacgtcgatgttcaacttcgacgttgctcagcccaacatcgaaataggcacagcgagggaacgtctacacgccaaagtagcacacatcgaaataagggagccaggcacagctgcagacagggtcacggggcggactcaacagcaagtcgctcccttaaagggcccctcccagacacactttcattaaacagtgcaagatacacagagccaacaactagttgcagaccctgtatatgcagcacggacccccagctgcagcagcagcagccagaagccctgggctaagggctgctgcccacggtgaccacagagccccgcaagggctggagagagagtatctctcaaccccccagctgatggccgccatggaggaccccgctatttcgatgttgcgggacgcggatcgtctacacgtccctacttcgatgttgaacgtcgaagtagggcgctattcccatcccctcatggggttagcgacttcgacgtctcgccgcctaacgtcgatttcaacttcgaaatagcgcccaacacgtgtagacgtgacgggcgctatttcgaagttactgccgctacttcgaagtagcgtgcacgtgtagacgcagctaaagagacacatctcgtagagctggaagggaccttgggaggtcattgagtccagtcccctgccctcttgttaggaccaagcaccattcacTTTTTAACCCAtgtaccccagatccctaaatggccccctcacggactgagctcacaagcctgggtttagcaggccagtgctcaaaccactgagctatccctccctctctGCAACAGGTTTGCAGTGTGTGCTTTGGGCCATGCAATTCCTACCAAACCAGTCTGTGGCCAGCTGAGCAACCTCCCTATAGAGGCAGCTAATGCAAATCCTTTTTGTGTTTCAGTCTCGTGGGACAACTTTGGGCTCCGCGGGTCGCTTTCGCTGCCCATCCTGTCGCCACGAGGTGGTCCTGGACAGGCACGGTGTCTATGGCCTGCAGCGGAATCTGCTAGTGGAGAACATCATCGATATTTACAAACAGGAGTCGGCAAGGTGCCCTGACAGCAAGTTAAtttcccgtgtgtgtgtgtgggagcaaATCCGTCCATGCAGCCTGTAGGCACTGTAACGTGTCTCCTTGCAAAACGTTGTTTAGCCATTAGAGGTCCCCATGTACCGTGCAGAGCTCTAGATAGACTCCACTCCCTAAGAAAGAAGCCAAAGCTAAACATCAGCCTGTCTGGAGCCGGATTGTGACTATagttgtattttgttttcttgaaCCAGTGCATCCTGCATGAGTGCTTTGATTCCGTAGTTTGCAACAGACTTGACCCTGCCTCTGTGTAAATGAAATGGCAACTCTCGATCAAATGTGCCCACCTGTTAAGtccaaaaaaagtgttttttttccccctgtctgTTAACTCATGGCAAGATCTGAGAGAGAAACCTGGGTCTTGTCTTTTTCTGCATCACCCTCTTGTACTACAGTACTGGTTTTATAGGCTCAACAGGCCCTTGCCTCTAGGTGGTTTTGCACATCTGCAAGTAGAACTTGGCAAACAACTCTTCTGAAGACCCACAAGTAGGAAGAGAACCTCCTCCGCTCTGCAGGGCTAACAGAATTAAAAGAcaatatggggtgggggggatgaagGGGTGAGCAGCTTCCTTACTGAAGTCAGCAGATCTGGAGTGCTGGTTGGTGGCGTAAGAAGATGTAATTTATGCAAGTGTTCCCTGGCTGTACGTACACATCATGAAAGATAGTCCCTGCCCCCAAGTGATTACAGCTTGAATAGTCAAGACAGACAAAGAGTGGGGAAGGGTTTGGCCCTTAGCGGAGGGCTTGGGAGTTGAACTGAGGTCTCCTGACTTcttaagagcagccagactgggtcagaccaagaggccatctagtccagtagcctgtcctccaacagtggccaatgccaaatgccccagagggagtgaacagacggGGTGGTCATTGTgagccctctcctgtcatccatttccagcctctgaccaaCAGAggacagggacaccattcctgcccagcctggctatcAGCCACTGATGGTCCTCACCTCCTCCTTCTACCCACTAGATGCCACCTCTCCTTATTCCTTTCCTGTTCCTGCTAGTTCTGTAGCTCTCTGTGCTAACAGAACATCTGGCTGCAGATGGCACTGCTCACCGCCTTGCTTTGCCACCAGCCGGTTTCCATTACCCTGGGTCTCAGCACTGATATCTCGGCATGTGGCATCTGCCCTGTTGAGCACCAGGTCTCAGCATGGGAGTGGAACTAAAACTAAAACTTTCCACCCTCCCTCtttccacatgcagctccaggcCTTTGTTGAAGACAGAACACCCGAGCTGCGAAGAGCACGAGGAGGAGAGGATCAACATCTACTGCATGACGTGTGGGGTGCCCACCTGCTCCCTCTGCAAAGTCTTTGGGGAGCACAAGGAATGTGAAGTAGCCCCCCTGTCAGATATCTACATGAAGCAAAAGGTTGGTGTCCCCCGGGCCTTTTGCTCACAGGGATGCTTGGTACCTGGAACATCACTaccagggtggaggggagggatcTGGGCTTCTCATTCTCGCTGAGCATAGCCTCCAGTGTCTGCCACCCGGATTTTAGACCACATGAAGGTTTAAAAGGATGCACACATATCGGCAGCTTTCACATTGCATCTAGTGTTGGCCACATCCTCTGGTGCTGAGTTAAATGTCCTTGTTAATTCTCTCCACTAGTACATAGGGGCTATGCAGGACATGAAAACATGTGGACTTGGGACAGTGTGTGGGAGGAATCATTAGGAAGGTGGGGCACACAGAGTACCAGTCTGTACCTTCTCCCTAAGGAGTTCAAAGACCTTTGTGCTCCTTAATGAACCCTCTCGAGAGCCTCACAGGGAGCATTACTCAGGCAGGGAGGTTAGCCCATGACTTGCTCAGTGTCTTACAGGTGGGTGTTGGATTGGGCACAGCAgggctcctggttcccagccctactctctccctggccctggggtgcgAGAAATTCTAAGCCAGCCTTTGGGTTTCAGGGAGAGGGGTTGTCTATGAAGCAGAGTGTGCTGTGGTCAGATAGACAGAGAcatggaacataagaacagccatgctgggtcagaccaaaggtccatctagcctagtgtcCTGTCCTCTGACAGGGGCCATTgactcagagggaatgaaccaaaCAAGTAAGCAAGTGGTCTATTCCTTGCTGCCCATTCCACGCTGCTGGCAAACAGAATCTGGGAATACCATTCTGGCCCATCCTAGTGAAGAGCCATCAATAGACCTATCCatcatgaatgtatctagctcttttaaaaaaccctattatagtcttggactttacaacatcctctggcgaggagttccgtGGGTTGACATAGATGAGTTttgagtgggggcaggaagaTATTGATACCAATGCAGATATTTTATTTACCCAGCACCCCCAGAAGAGGTGCTTGGAGACTCCACACCAAGGTGACCGCACAAAGCCATTCCCTCTGGTCTATGCAAATGTGAAGTCTGCCTCCCACCACAGCAGGTGCCAGTGCTAGGAACAGAGCTAAGGAGACCAGGGTGGTAGTGAGTGATGTCATGGTCTGTCACAGCAGCAGGCCCATCAGAACATGGACCAGCTTCATCTTCTTCTGGTGTCTCGTGAGTGGCTGGCCGTGTTCTCAGTGCTGAAAGGTAAAATCTGAGCTCActttctctctcctgctgcccaggCTGCGCTGACAGAGGGGATTGGAGCCCTGGTTGCCACCAATGACAGAATCCAAGCCTTCATTGATAACTTGCAAGGAACGTGCAGGAATATTGAGGTATAAAAAGCAATTCCTCAGGATCCTTTctagggaggaggaagggggggaTGAGCCCCATAAAACAGGTCTGAGCTCAAAGAGGGGCAGTTCTTTGGGGCTAGATAGGTTGGAAACCTTGCTGTTGGCACAGATGCATTCTCAATTAGTTGGCTGCATTCAAAGATGCCTTAGCCTGTCAAAGCCCCTGTCTGTCCACCATGGACACCAGCTAGCTCACGGCAGGAATTTGCTGGGGTGTCCTAATCCTGTTTTCCTTTGCACTGTAATACAGTGAGCAGTGTTTTCCTGTCTCACTGCTGCAGTGCTAAGttctgaggtaccttccagctgaggccttctAAGGGCTCTACCAACAAGAATGAATTCAGCCTCCCTATGAGGGAGAGAAGTTCATTATCCCCCTTTTtagctggggaagctgggaagtAGTGGAGATGGATCTTGATCACATAGTGGGATTCGCCCCATGGAGGCTGACCCCACACCAGGAGTTACTTGGGAATTTTCTGTCAAAATGAGCTGTAGTTTCAGCAAATTCAAAGGTTTttgctgatttttgtttttactccattttttaaattttccatggGGATAAACAGTATGAAATATTTCACTTTGCTTTCATTCAACCCTGCCTGAAACATTCGGTTTGGTGACCTGACTTGCACTATTTCATTTTGGCTTAGTTCAACATTAGACTGCATTTGCGCACAGAATTGTGGAGTCTTTGGGGAGATATAGTCTGGGTGTTTCCTGCTCTGACTCTTCCCCAGAGGGAAGGCTTCTTGTCTGGACTTCATCTCCCAAGATGCACCATGGTCTCCTCTGACAGTTGCATGGTGCAATATAGGAGTCACTTGACTGTGGCACAGGACATGGACTCCAGAAATATTGCCCAATTGACCTTTTTGGGAATGTTTTATTTAACGTTTTTTTAACTACAACAAATGTCAAAATATCAGACCTTCTCATGAGATGACCATTCCCATTTTCACTCAGCTCTGGCCAGAGATTTGTGTTAATTACAAAATCATGCTGCCTTCTGTATAGCGGTGAGGGACGTGGGAatccttttgttttgaaatgctcAGTCCAAATGTAAGATGATCCACTATTCCTAAGAAAACAAGTAGGTTCGTGACATACTCCTCACCCCATGAATCAGCTGCTCAAATCCATGTTTAATCCAAGCCAGTTTGGACTAGGATTATGTTCGCTGTAATCCTCTGAGCAGGACAATGGCAAGGCCCAGAAGCAGGCTCTGTGTGAGAAGTTTGACCGCATGTATGCCATCTTGGAGGAGAGGCGGAAGATCATGCTGCAGAGGATCACTTATGAACAGGAGGAAAAGACCCAACACCTGAAGTCCCTCTCCAGGTCATACAGTGAACACATCGAGTCATCCTCCAAGCTGGTAGATGCAGCTCTGCAGTCCATGGAGGAGTTGCAGATGGCTGTCTTTGTGCAGGTAACACGGCAGGTGGCAATCTTCATCCTGGTCCACCTGGGGTCTCCTGTTGACAAGGAGGACCAATATGCTTTGCTTCCTAGAGCCGAGAGAGAAACAGAACAGGGGGATGTCATGAGTAGGACAAGACCGGCTTTAAAATACAAGCAAATGTTAGTCAAAGCACACTTGGCGCCGTGGGAATGGAATCATGTCTTCCTTTCCAACCAAGGCCTTGGTAATTCGGAGTCACCCGCTTACTCGGAACCCTTCAGGCCCAGCAGGGTGTGGCCCTGGATTAAGGAGTGGGCACCACTTTTAAGGCAGAGGAAATTAAGCTCTTGGGCAGACAGCTTCTGTCGCAAaaaccctctccccagccaggcatgAGGCGAACATGTTGGCTGGGCTTTGTGGATGCTTATTTTGTGGGTTGACAACTAGGTCACACCCCAAGGGTCTTGTATTAGGTTACTACGTAACAGGTATGCTTCAGGAGAGGAATGCcacctgttgtgtgtgtgtggggggtgggggggtctcctCCTCAGCCTACACAAATTACCCGCTTTTTTAtcttgatttattttttctgttccCATAATGTCACCTCTCTTCCCCTCTCCGTTTCTGGCTGTGCAGAATGCCAAAGTTCTCATACAGAAGTGAGTAGACAGCTCTATTTTTATATTTTGCATTCTCACCCCAATTTCTCCATGGGACAGGATCAATCCTCTGCCACTGtatcttcccttcccctcctagGATTTCCGAGTTGACTGACAGCCGGGAGGTGGAGCCGTTGGAAGCGGGTTATGACAATATGGAGCACTACACAGTGGATTTCAATGCTGAGGAGCGGGTGCTGTATCAGTTGGACTTCATTAAAGGTGAGAGAGATGGTCTGGGCTGCTCAGAAGCAGGAGCCTCGCACAGAAGGGTTGGCAGGTCTGTCTGAATGCTCGTGGTGCTCCAGTCACCATGATCTCAGGCTGCATCAGCCAGCACTGAACCCTCCTCCTTCTTTTGAGTCTAACATCACATGTCCCAGTTGCACCATCATCTCTGTTTCCCTGGTCACTTGTTTCAGCAGGCAGAACGTACTCCTGGGCATGAGCAAGGGTGTCAGGACCCAGCCCTCCTCCTGTCTTTAGGTTGGGGAGAACCAAGAGCCCTTCTTCTGGCATTGGAAGTTTGTCTTGGCTGCACCTCCTAGAGGCCTGTGACTGATCCTCTGGGAGCTTCCTCCCTGGGGTTCTCCGCTCCATGTCCTGGGGTGGACACAGTTGAAGTTCAGGGCTGGGTTCAGTGGGTGCATTTCTCATGAGTGAGAGAAGGAAAGAGACTGAGGGACGGAGTGGGACAGAGATGAGCATCCCCACCGAAAGGGGCAAAGGGGAtaactgccctggggcccggtGATTCAAAAGAGTCTGGGGCTCTCAGCTGCtgatgctgctactgcagcactaatgggggctggagccccacacccttTAAATCCCTGCCCCATGTTGCATGCTCCAGAGCCCCCGGCAGCATGTTCTGGATGGCACTGAGGGTTAGGAGACGCATGCGGAGAGCTGgttgccccagccccgccccttccactcaaagccccgccccttccagaagTGCCGagctgcccctgccttgcccacAGGCACTGCAAGTCTGTCCAATCCCCTGCTGTTGAGCACAGAGAAGAAAGAGACTTAGTGGAGGATGCCACTGACCCAGCGCCTCGTGATATTCTTGGGCTGTGTTCGGTTGGGGAACCTCTTCCTCCCAAGGGAGAAGCACCCAGGATTACAGCCACGCCCAGCGGGCTTTGGACTGGGTTTCCGTCTCTATTCCAGGCTGGGTCCAGAAATCCAGCCCCGCTTACTCTGACCCCCAAGTTCCTTTGAGAGGGGATCAGGAATCCAGTGCAGCTACTTCCCCGTTGGCAGAAGCCCCATTTACATGGTTCTCCGCTGGAGTCCCTTCCAGCCAGACAGGCACAGCCGTGTGTTTTCAGTATTCGCCTATTGCCCTGGCAGTTCCTTTGCTCTGAGTCATCCTTAGCTGACGCCTCTGCCAGCATCCATGGAATAAGGATGTTTGTGCCCCTCCGGACTAAGTGCTGTCAGCATCTCTTCCACCTTTTCTCACTGCCTGTGTTTCCCGTAAGTGGAGCGCTTTgctggcctcccaggagagatgcaggggccacccagctgattagcagagtgcccacagctgccagcatttgtccattggtggtgcacatcagcacatgctgtggcgcacatagcaaaatttattctacccatggatggaaaaattagagggaacgctgcacGTTGCCAGAGCCATAAGCAACACTTTGGGGGGGGGTGCACTACCTCCTATGCCACACCAACATTTTAAATGCTAAATGGGGTTTGCCCAtatgccccctgcccctctgggtggccctccctgcacccctccccagcaggaaCCAGTCACCTCGGCAGGGCTATTTATTACCTTGCAGTTGAGGAGTCGGAAGAAGGGGCAGAGGACGGGGAGGAAGATGTTGTGAGTGGGGATGCTgatggtgcagcagcagcacccgtAGCAGGTGGCGAGGGCGGAGCAGAGTTCCTGGCCC includes:
- the LOC142022154 gene encoding tripartite motif-containing protein 54-like codes for the protein MQILFVFQSRGTTLGSAGRFRCPSCRHEVVLDRHGVYGLQRNLLVENIIDIYKQESASSRPLLKTEHPSCEEHEEERINIYCMTCGVPTCSLCKVFGEHKECEVAPLSDIYMKQKAALTEGIGALVATNDRIQAFIDNLQGTCRNIEDNGKAQKQALCEKFDRMYAILEERRKIMLQRITYEQEEKTQHLKSLSRSYSEHIESSSKLVDAALQSMEELQMAVFVQNAKVLIQKISELTDSREVEPLEAGYDNMEHYTVDFNAEERVLYQLDFIKVEESEEGAEDGEEDVVSGDADGAAAAPVAGGEGGAEFLALPGTGKEEAVEGKAPVLKEVGSETAGGTDAQAKLQCSAPAGELDVQAGKEAAEGAPGTNQQKDAAVSEEELSATALEMPAAGADAAFSNNAWQMVSPTLPIQSDPKENALELPAESAAQGRATMGPEEATCFGPAETLSTLDSSAGNQNGTDSSCGAGPTQGSVEGGQVAADMAPVSSQYCTVQDGKREDISETPLGSHFTPAL